A segment of the Myripristis murdjan chromosome 20, fMyrMur1.1, whole genome shotgun sequence genome:
ATATGTTGTAGGTGATGGATAAAGCTAGATTATAGCATCGTAATTTAAGAGATTTAGGTGTAGCATAAGTGGTGATGACTTTCCCCGGCCACAATCCTCATCTCTTCAGCTGGAAGGGGTGCACACCATCCGCAGAGACGGTGAGTTTGGTTTCTGCATTAATGTAAAGCCAAGAAGCCAACAGCAGCAATGATCGTCTTAGACTTTATCGTCGCTGTTGGgggaaaaggaaagaggagagccCCTTCAAGATGATAACCCGAAGAGCTCTTTCAGTTGCACCTCAGCACGTCCGCTTATCAGAGaggaaaatatcaaatattcaTGTGTTTGAACTGTATTATACTTTTCAGACCTTACCTCGGAATATTAAATCCCCCAGTGAGATAGAGCCAAAGTGTAAAATCGTTCTCTTTCATCtctgaataaaagaaaagtgcGTATAAATTGAGCTCTATGTGAATAAACAGATTATTTCCATCTGGGGAAGGCTTAGAGGTGACACACGGATGACCTCTCCAAGATACTCAGATGTGTGCATTGTGAGTCAGGCCAGGGACAGTTTCATCACCGCCAGTATTGCACTGATTTTTTGACACCTGGGAAATGATGCTGAAGTAATCTGTCCCTTCAGAGGAATGGCTAAGATTTCCTCTGGAATAATCCGCAGACACCAGGCACCGGCTCTGGCCTCAATTTGCACACTGTGCCCGCAGCTTACAGCTTCTGTGAACTCGTCTGGGCATCACAAGCAGGCAGAGGTGACAGGGACCTGCTTTCTCACAGCCCTCACAGGCTCCTCTACACATCGCATCAGCTTAAGCctaaaattaatttgttttaacaGATGCGCCGGAAGAATGGTGATGTTGATCAGTGGATGAAGGTGAGAACCTTTTCGCCTCCtcttatgcatgtgtgtgtttatttttgtttctaaGCTGTTTGCCCACATACACTCCATTAATGAAATTTCCTCCCTCAGCGAGTGGAGATGGCTTCTGCATTTGCTGTGTCAGAAGTTTTCTCCCACAAGAAAATTAAATCAGCGATAAACAGCCATGCAGTGGCACTGCAAAGCACTGACCAGTTGCAAGATCATGATGAAGCTTACAGTGAAGGTAGGTCAGCCCACTGAAATAATAGAAATTCTCTGGGGAGGTGTTACCTGGAGAATAGTGAGAGCTGCAGTAGACCTGAACAATGGACTGcaggtgtttgtgttgctttgtcTTGCAGCTCAGGCTATTCTGAGTGACTGGATGAACAAGAAGTTGCggctggagatggagatggagccGGACCAAGATGATGACCTGATTAGCTCCGCTGAGAGAAGCAGTCCTGTTGTGTTGGCTACTGCTCAGCCCACGGCCCTGGACTACAGCAGCTTTGATGGTACTGAGCATAGATGGAGATTACTGTATCCCTACAAGCAACCTGAGGCTGAGCGTATTTAATCAAGACTATATCAGATTCAATGTCTCTGAAGAGAATTGATCTGGGCCAAATGATGGGAGAAGATACTGAGACTGTAGTTAAATACTTTGATGACTGATACATACAATATTTTTAGAACAGTTTACCCCAAAATGAAGATTCAGTCATTAGCCAAAGTGTTAAAATatcttaaattcagttttatgaATATCATGCCCCCATGgaatagtcttaaatttgaatttatttcaacataaacattttaatatccATATATTTCTATTTGTCAAAATTAAACAATTTCCTCTATTGGTTTTAAACATATTTGATGTTATATAACTAAGTCCACTGCATAACCTAATACTTTATACTTACCTGTCCTTCTTACCAATACAGagaaattcaagaaaatcctTCACCCTGTCCTAAGTTCTGTAGAAAATAGTCAGATTTATTACAGTAGCACCTTGATATCTAACTCAAAGGAAACTGTTACAGGAATAGTTCATAGAAGCATCTAGTTAATAACCAACCAGCCATTGCACTGGACCAAATATAGTATAGTAGTACTTACCTTAATACTTACCTGCACATCTTATTTGACTGAGGAAAAGATGATTTGTCCAAAACTCAGTCATTTTAACCTGATGTTATAAAAAGACCATTAAATGCAGTAAATTGACTTTCTGATACCCGTAGATACACCGCTAATATCTACCCACCATCACATCAGTTTAAACTCCATAAATGTCTGCAccaccaccaaacacacactgagttaGCCAACATAATTTTTCTCAGCCCCCTACCAAACGACTGGAGTTAAGAGCCATTTTACAACTCCAATATGTCCATCATATTTCTCCAAACAGCCTCTGCagcataacataaaaaaaaaaaaaaaaaaacataaaaacataaaagtatgTTTCAAAACAGCTGGACTGTGGGTGCAACATAAATAGGATGGACATTTTATGGGTCTAAGGCGCTGGTGTTTGGTATTGTGGAAATTTCAGTGCAGTCTCAGCTGATATGGAGGTGAGCAGGTAATGGTTTGATTTCAACTAAATTCACAATACATCCTCAGAGCTGTACAACCACTTGGCTGAGGAACAGGAGGACAGCATGATAAACAGCTTCCTTCAAGACCTGATGGAACATGACGTGTTAGACTCTGGAGCAGCGCAGCGCCTGGCATCAGACGCCGAACAGAATaggaagaaaatgagagacCCCAGCATCAGCATGGAGGCACGGCATCAGCAGGTACAGTTCGTCCTCAGAATGATGCCGAGGGGCTTAGAATGAAATGTGACGCTCTGTAGTGTTAGAGAAACCCACTGACTGGCACCGAGTGAAGCAGCTGGAACAATGGGCCCCTAAGCCATGTTCTCAGTCACACTGATTGCTGCTGATTGCCTCTGAAGGTGCGCGAGAACAGGGCACGACGGGACGCTGAGaggctggagcagcagagagagaaagaggcccAGCGGGCGGCCAGAGTGGAGGCAAAACGTagggagcgagaggaggagatgaggaggaggcacGAGGCACGTAAGCAGGAGGAGATGCTGCAGCAGGAGATGGTGAGACTGCGGCGCcagatggaggagaagaaaagccTGGAACAGATGGTTAGACAGAGGTATGGTATCCACAGCAACCACTGACCCCTGCTGATGTGGCAACATCTAATCCCCACATTGGAAAGTACCCTCAATCTCCTATCTGATTGCATTACCTGTGGTGCGACCAGCCACATAAACACCTTTCTGAAACAGATTGAATGGATTTATGATTACTTAATGACTAGagaagattcaagattcaattAAAAGGCTCCCTGCCTAAACACAGGGCTCCTACACATTTTCCAGTCCAAAATTCCTGACTTGCatttggtggatttttttcagaCTATGTTTAACATCTCAGATTACTAATAGCTACATATTCATCATGAGTGTATATGCTCCATCTGTTAAATGTGCTGGCAGCTTCATTACAAATGATGAGACACCGGATGCTGACGATGCTTTGACAACATCCTCATGGCTTCTCCCTTCCCATATGATTAGTGGTGGCTGCCTCACTCATGTTAGAGATGTTGAATGACTTCACACACAGTTTGCACCATgctctttcctctgttttagAGTTTCAGATGGGTAAGAAAACTTGCATTTCCCATCTGGTGGCCTTGGATGAGATGGCACAGCGAGCGCCACGGTTGATTTGTGCACTGTAATACAGACAGGTGTTTGAATCTCTCTGCCCCGCCCActcagtggaaaacaaacagctgtcTGCTCCAAACTGAACAAACTCAAAATCTGCTGCTTGTATGACTAATTTATTATTGCAGTTTCCGAATTAGGCTTTTTAGAAAAATACGTTTTAGAAAACTGTTAATACAACCATAGTCTGGAAACCAAATACTTTTCCATAGTCTCTCCTACTtttctatatttatatagacctggaaatgatcaaaatcatattccatactttttcattcttttctaGACAGAGTAGGAACTGTGCAAACAACTGCTATCAAAGTCCCCTTGCAAGAAAGCATTTAACCCAGCGCTTCGAGTGAACAGCTCGTTGGACAATGCTGTTATGTAACCACTTCTCCCCCCCTGCATGTGCTGACCCAGGCCATGGCCATTACTGTAATTGCAAATATGTTCGATGCCAACCTTCATGATGTGCTTATTTGTtaattaaagcagaaaaaaatatgcgAATAACATGCACGCACCTGCACTCATTTTGTAGTAATCGTGATGCTGCCACCAATTTAAATTTTCACTGTGCCTTTTAATTATAATGaagccaaaataacaaaaagtatTTCTGTGCCATGTGTgtcccacagagagagggagaagctgGAGAGGCAGAGTGCAGCCAGGAGCCTCCAGTCAGGGCCTCCACCTcccaaaaaacagcagcaccaggATGAGGAGCGGCTGTACAAAGAGCAGCAAATTCAAACCCTGGTTCACATACACAATCTCAAGGTTGGCATTTGTACCCTGTGTGTGGGTGCCAGTATCCGTATTCATTcccattattgttatttatgcGCATTTGAGAGAATGTTCACCATAGCTGGTGTGGCTGCATGCACGGatttgtgtgcacattttaGTGTCTGCAGAGGCATTTCTCTGGATGGTATTCGCTGCTGCTGGAGCGAAGGATGCGAATGGGTAAAGTTGCAGCCCTCAGTGACTGGAAGAGACAGCTGAGAGCATGGAGAGCGTGGCGGGCACTGGTGTGGGCACAGCAAAAGCagcgagaggaagagagaacagaggaggagctgcgAGCAGAAAACAGGCAAGGGCTGAAAACAGTAGGCTGTGGATACGCCACTGAACCCATAATAGTGAAAATCCTGTTGCAATTTGAAAGCGtcttttattataaatggcaGAAGGTAGCCTACCTATACAGCATGAGACTGTCCATTGATATAGTTTCTaggaaaacacactgactgacaaaacatttacatCCTGTTCCCCTAACCGAATAATTCATGGTATTTAATTAGTAGGGCTGGTCCGTATATTGTTATTGCATCGACATCATGATTTGAGACCAAATCTCATCTGGGACTGCGGATATTGTAATAATATGTTATGGCATTAGTGTTgtctttcctggttttaaaggatgCACTACAGTAAAGcgatgcaattttctgagcgTAATAATTTGTTGTAACTGTTAAGTTATTTGCACCATGACCATATTATTAATGACTATTTAGTAAAAAtcttttgtgtgtaaatatgaaaataccAATAGTCATCTCTACAGTAATGCCactatcaatattgaggtatttggtcaaagatattatttgtgattttgttcatatcacccagccctactaaTTAGTGAAGATTAAGGAAAATGACCCAACTCTTCATGTCCTCCAGACGATGCCAGCAGGCCACGGAGAACAACCGGAGGCGATTGCTAAGGCGATGTTTGAATGATTGGCGGCTGTGGTGTCGGATGGAAAGGGAGCAACGAGAGATTTTGGCCCGGCAGGAGGAAACTCGGCACAAGATGGCTGCCCTGATCAATGCTGCATCAGCAGGCAAACTCAACACTGCCAAAAGCACCGCTTGTAAGGCACTGATGGCTCCAGCTGAGGCATCCGACCAACCAGAGACCACTAAAAAGGTGAGAGGTGCTCGCAAAAATCCAATTGTTGTCAGCAATAATGCACAAAATGTAACTTATAACAATATGTTTAATGGTGTCCAATGGAAAAAACCTTGCAAATCACACTGTCAAAAGCCAAAGGTGATAGAGTGACTGGAATCATGAATAAACCATCAGCTGTACAATAGGCAGCTAATTCTAAAGGCCAACGAGCAAGGCAGTGAGTGTCAGAATTTCCCATTACTATATGAAACTGTCTTGGCCTGCTACAGTTTGATTTCTACCTCCACAGTTTCACagtgctgagaaaaaaatattgccaTTGTTATACTTGGcaataaactgaataaacaaCTTCTCTTTCTCAGTTTCATGAAATGACCTGTACTTTTGAGTTAATCATCCAGGGAGAGAAGCCTTCGCTGCTGAAATATTCACAACCCTGCTAGGTATCAccagagtgagagaaaagggaaaggagTGGTGTAAATATAGCGGATGCAGGGAGGGGGAGGGTAGAACAGATGGGAAGAATGTGCAAGAGAAATAAGAGATAGAGGACAGTGGAACAGAGCTCAAGGGACAGAAGAAAGGGAACGGGAGATGAATTAGGAGGCAGTGCAGTTCATGGTGGAGGAGTCATGGGAAGCCATGCCTGTTATCAGGCCTCTGCTGCCTGTATCAGGATGCCTGGAGCTCAGCAGAGATTAAACTGACCTGAGATACTTATAGGAGATTGGTGTGTATGTTGTGCTCCCTTAAGCTCTGGGCAGGTTTTATCTTGTTGCCGTCTGTAATACCACTTCCCTGTCCGTTTTCATGTAGGAAGATCACCACAGGTCAGGCAGTCCAGCCCCTGTTGCTCCCCCAGCACATCAGGAAAACCTCCCGGTGGGTGCTGTGACCCAGCCGACACAGCCTTGGCAGGTGAGCCGACGGCATGCGGCGCTGACTGCTGGCGAGCTCCGCCGGGCACGACGGAGAGGTGAGGCGGGCGGTGGTGCCAGCTCCACCTGTTCTCAACGTGCAGCGTCACTGGGCAGCCACTTTGAGCACAGGCACGCCGTCCAGCAGCAGACCATCACCCAGCAGAGGAAGCTCCTCAGGGAGCAAAAAGAGCAAATTgcacagctgcaggaggagcagaccATAATGAGAGTGAAACTGGACGTGCAAAGAACTGCACAGCTGACACAACAGGCACCTCCTGCCCCCTCCAGGCCAGAGGGGCTCAACTTTGACCCCGAAAAACAGAGGTAGGGTCAGTGAGAGACACCCGGGCTGTATATGTGGGTGTGCCGCAGATTGGTCTATTTAGAGCCATGTACCTCAACTGTAAGCGTTACCTATCATCAGCAGAAGTGAGATGAAAGAGGCTGACTGTGCTTCCTTGCCCCACTTTTATATTATTTGCAATCCCTGTTTAAATATTACTTTTATTAGAATGCTATAAATTATTGAGTAGTAATAATATCTGTCTCCTCAATTCAGCAACTGAATTGTTTCCCATTTGGGAGTATTTAACTCGCCCCCAAGGTCAAATTGGAAACTTATACTTTACAGAGTTTGCTTGCAGTACAGCGCTCTCTGTTGCTGTTATACCCCCAAGATTGGAGGATGGAAGCTGGATTTGGAGGGAACTGAGAATGGTTATGCATGCAGGTAGTTTGCGGAAACAATAATTTAATTGAGGTGGGACAGTTCCAGGCCAATGTAGGATCAGTTTTATTAAAGTAATATACCAGGTCCCCCTCGGCATTCCCCACTGAAGGCTGACTCAAGGTTTAATCAGAATAATTATGAACTATTTGACGCGCATTAGTTTTGAAAATTTACAACAGCAGTAACTGCAAACATTTCATGACCTGCAAATCTGGTCTTTCTGAGTTTACTGTTCAGCAACGTAACCTGTTAGAGATCCAGATGGTTAAAACACAAAGCAAGTTATAGTTAAGGTTACACATATAGTGAAGATAAAAATCACATGGGAGGATGTATCAGTCTTGTGGATTGGTAAAGGCACAACAACCGTGTCTTTGCAGGGCTACAGAGAGGGATTTGGCATTATAGTGAATAGGTGTACACGTCACCTGAGGTTATGCAGTTTGGTATGAACTCCTTATGCCATCCTTTTCAAGTCAAGTTAGATAGTTAGACAGTCAGATAGTACAGGATTTGTATGGATAGCACATTTAATACACAATGGCAAAGGCAACAAGCATacatcaaaacagcaaaaaaataaataaataaataaataaataaataaagtccaAGCACTACTGTGTTTTTACCACGGGAACAGTAAAGTTTTCACTGGAACCTTTTAATGCAGTAGTGTTGCACGACTTATTATAAAATATCAACATGGCAATATCAAAGTGTACAATATCACATCGAAGATTTCTGTAAAAGTATTCAATATTCTGTCTATACTgtggaaataataaaataacaacaggcgcGTTTGCAGCTGTTTCTTAAAAGCTTGTTTCGCTTTGAGCCAGAGCAGGGGAGAAGGAAACCAGTGGTGAAGTGAATTGTCAGGTCTGTGTCTCTATGGACATCCTGGTTGATATGCACAGGTgaaaaaaagtagattttttttttttttgtttttgtttgctttttgcttgtTCAGATGTAATACCCAGTAATACCGTATTTAATCTTTTCATTAAGCACACAAATGAGGTGACTCCAGGTAAAGCCATTATCTCTTATTGATTTCTCTCATTAAATTCAATGCACAATTTATTGGATTGTGCGAAAGTGGCTGCAAGTCAACATCTGCAAGATATCCACAGTATTTTGTGTATTCATTGTAGTTCATATAGTTAAATATTTGTGAATACAGTTTAGTGCTTTTGAAAAATTCTTAATATTTGTATTCAATTCAAGCAGTTTCACAATTTTTCTTCAGCAGATACTGTTCAAGTTTTATACCACACACCAACAGAGAGCCATGGGCTGGATGGTTCACATCGACTGACCTTGAAAATGTGTCTCTTCAGTACTTGGCTTATTCAAAGCTGACTGTACAAAGCAATGGGAATATCTGGGAGGTTAATCTGGGGACAGATTCCTGAAGGAGCTGGCTGGGATAAGGTTTGTCTGAATCCAGATGTGCTTTGCAtcatctcctcctgctcctcataTGATGTTTGCTGTTGCAGGGCACTGAGGGTCACTGGAGAATCTGATGACCACTGCTCACCTCCCAGGAGAGCAGTCACCCGCCAGCCTTGCCCCCATCCCATCATCATGGGTCAGTCAGCAGATTCCTCCGCTGAGCCTCTGGAGcttagcacacaaacacacaaacacacacacacacacatgtacccATACACCAGTACACCTCCAAAAACCACACATCTGCTTCCAAAGAGATGGCTGCACAGAATGCTCTAGCCCCTTTGTCACTGTGTATAATGGAAAAGGGAAATTTAATTTCATGGCCCTGAATCAGACATATGGGGCTGTAACCtttgcaaaagaaagaaaaccagcACAAAGTTCTCTGGCAGCAGCACTTCCAGCTCCGTGGTCAGAATAGGAAGGGTTATACATGCTCAAAAATGCACATACAGCAGAATCTGCTGATGAGTTGCTGTTGTACCGCAGAGAAATACCTCAGCtcacctgtctccctctgtccctaAAGCCATGGAGGAGCGTGCTCATCAACGTGCAGAGCGAAGGAGGGAAGTAGAGGAACTcaagagaaagaaggaagaggaaaagctGGTGAGAGACGGAGTGGTATAGAGAAAATAGCTTTGCTCATCTGAGACGGCTGCTTGTTGGTTTCTGTGGGACAAGCCTGGTTTGTGCGGGTAGAAGTTTGTGTTGGGGAGGTGAAACAGTCTGAAACAATAACTTTTTCAGGCTCAGATGAAAGcggctgaggaggagagaaagagggaggaggaggaggagaaacacagagcagccgagaggaggaaagaagagaaaaggcaggagagagaggtgagaaacACTTCATATTTTATGAGAGCACAAGCACACATTGAGACCCAAAGACATGAGTCTGAATACAGGAAACATTCCTCTTCTGTGAGTTTAACAGTGACTTACAGCAAGACTGTACTGTTGTGACCACTTCTGTCACACacctactctgtgtgtgtgtgtgtgtgtgtgtgtgtgtgtgtgtgtgtgtgtgtgtgtgtgtgtgtgtgtgtgtgtgtgtgtgtgtgtgtgtgtgtgtgtgtgtgtgtgtgtgtgtgtgtgtgtgtgtgtgtgtgtgtgtgtgtgtgtgtgtgtgtccagagggaagaaaaaaagcagcagcaactgAAGCGGGACCAGGAACTGCAGACCCTAGCCCGACAGCACTATCGCAGGACCTTGTTATTTCGGCAAGGCCTGGCGCCATGGAAACGCCTCATTCAACTCAGGCAAACCAACATGCAGGTAACCATCAGTCCTGCCTGTCTCCACCATAGCAAAACACACGCAacacacaaagttttttttttcccaacacactgtaaaaaactGCCCAGCctcataatttaatttcatattcagtgttaaatcctgtttttcttaatAATGGAgaaagtgggatgagataatccctcgtTTCCAATGTTTGTCAGCCaaatttttcttgaatcaggcGTCTTTTTCTTTATATTACTGATTTGCCTTTTTCCAgcttatttgtatttgttcctagaaaaaaaatcctcaaacaagtgaaactgcacaggaaacaagtggggttatTTCATCCCTGTGGCAGATTGTTCCACTTACTTGAAGAAAAGCAGGATTTTGAGACTGaatttgttaaaatggagatttgcAGTGGGAGGTTTTCTTGCCTTCAGTTCTTCTGACTCAACATCTGAGAGCATCCGAGCCTGAGACCAAAGGCACGTTCAATCGTCTTTCTACCATGTCACAAACTTTGTCAACATTAAGTGTCTTGAAATTTAGCAGTGGCGAGGGGATTATGCacgtttttattttatctcgCCTTGACTGAAATTCCCTGTTTACCCGCCTTAACCAAAAAGAGGTAAACAGCTTCTCTGGGTGTTCAAACTGCTGCAGCAAGGCtttaaatcaaaacagacaGATGGGACTATATCTCCTCCATTTTAGCGTCTCTGCCTGGCTGTTTTAGAATTGGGTTTAAGATGTTATTTATCACCGCTAAGACTTTGCATGGTCACGTCCCTCGCTGTCTTTCTAAAAGTTTTCATAGCTTAAAGGTCACCAGGCTGTCAGGTCCCTGAGAAACTGCAGCTGGCAGAGTTAGTGATGTCTTATAAAACACAATGCAGACTTGTATAGCAACACCTTTCTgtaatcttttttattatactgttatttatttactctttttGTCTGATTTATCTCGTTCTATTTAATGTTTAGTGTTACTGTACTTTCTCATGTCTTTCCTCTACTTGTTATTCCTATAAGTGGCAacttttttatagttttatccTGTTGTTCCATTTAATGAATCTGTTACCGTTATAGTATTTGTCTTGGTCATTTATCACTTtctaactttttttaaaaaactgaatattattaatattacaaaGTGCCTCATACCACACACTGTGTATCCACAGGCATCCCACTCTCACACATGTAATAGACTGATAGTTGTGAGCTGTGAGAAAATTGTTGAGATAGAAAACTCCCACATGACTCCCACAACATAACGAGACACTCCAAGCCAAAGGCATAGCTATACATAAATCCACCatcgaccacacacacatgcacatggatgtacacacaaaactcagtattgaacttttttttttttttttttaccatcccATTACTCTGAGCATCTGCCTGGCCACCTGTGAGACTAACAggaacacagagagggaaagtatCCTGATAAGTGGATGAGAAACAGCGATGAAGTTGAAATAAGCGCAGTGCCGAGTTGTAGCTGCACTTTGTGGTTGCATTTCCCAGAGGATGTTGATTGATGTTTcaggatttcattttcattatgcACTCCTTCAAAATGTCACTGCTCGGGTTTAGAATCACACCCAAAGCCttgtgtgtcctgtgtgcaCATTTCAACAaccatgcaaaataaataaatgaatgaataaaaaaaggtttttcaGATGTAAAACACAGTCGGGCGGTCAGGTGTTTCTTCAATTCATGCTACTCCACTGTTTGTACCTGGCACTTGTGATTG
Coding sequences within it:
- the ccdc191 gene encoding coiled-coil domain-containing protein 191 isoform X1 → MTFPGHNPHLFSWKGCTPSAETMRRKNGDVDQWMKRVEMASAFAVSEVFSHKKIKSAINSHAVALQSTDQLQDHDEAYSEAQAILSDWMNKKLRLEMEMEPDQDDDLISSAERSSPVVLATAQPTALDYSSFDELYNHLAEEQEDSMINSFLQDLMEHDVLDSGAAQRLASDAEQNRKKMRDPSISMEARHQQVRENRARRDAERLEQQREKEAQRAARVEAKRREREEEMRRRHEARKQEEMLQQEMVRLRRQMEEKKSLEQMVRQREREKLERQSAARSLQSGPPPPKKQQHQDEERLYKEQQIQTLVHIHNLKCLQRHFSGWYSLLLERRMRMGKVAALSDWKRQLRAWRAWRALVWAQQKQREEERTEEELRAENRRCQQATENNRRRLLRRCLNDWRLWCRMEREQREILARQEETRHKMAALINAASAGKLNTAKSTACKALMAPAEASDQPETTKKEDHHRSGSPAPVAPPAHQENLPVGAVTQPTQPWQVSRRHAALTAGELRRARRRGEAGGGASSTCSQRAASLGSHFEHRHAVQQQTITQQRKLLREQKEQIAQLQEEQTIMRVKLDVQRTAQLTQQAPPAPSRPEGLNFDPEKQRALRVTGESDDHCSPPRRAVTRQPCPHPIIMAMEERAHQRAERRREVEELKRKKEEEKLAQMKAAEEERKREEEEEKHRAAERRKEEKRQEREREEKKQQQLKRDQELQTLARQHYRRTLLFRQGLAPWKRLIQLRQTNMQLAECHHNLSLLRRCTLAWQQFADESLSQKEASADQLHQHFLLRRSLSCWKRLKDWQMIQEERANRFHRQHTLRRVLLALLDHVMQERLAEWDRQELAQQYSDRRVLRGCFRAWRQFPCLQRKEREREMRREQLRRKVAEVLPDFRSSPLQWPPGKSQTAGDKTYTDVDDARAHNHIS
- the ccdc191 gene encoding coiled-coil domain-containing protein 191 isoform X2, producing the protein MRRKNGDVDQWMKRVEMASAFAVSEVFSHKKIKSAINSHAVALQSTDQLQDHDEAYSEAQAILSDWMNKKLRLEMEMEPDQDDDLISSAERSSPVVLATAQPTALDYSSFDELYNHLAEEQEDSMINSFLQDLMEHDVLDSGAAQRLASDAEQNRKKMRDPSISMEARHQQVRENRARRDAERLEQQREKEAQRAARVEAKRREREEEMRRRHEARKQEEMLQQEMVRLRRQMEEKKSLEQMVRQREREKLERQSAARSLQSGPPPPKKQQHQDEERLYKEQQIQTLVHIHNLKCLQRHFSGWYSLLLERRMRMGKVAALSDWKRQLRAWRAWRALVWAQQKQREEERTEEELRAENRRCQQATENNRRRLLRRCLNDWRLWCRMEREQREILARQEETRHKMAALINAASAGKLNTAKSTACKALMAPAEASDQPETTKKEDHHRSGSPAPVAPPAHQENLPVGAVTQPTQPWQVSRRHAALTAGELRRARRRGEAGGGASSTCSQRAASLGSHFEHRHAVQQQTITQQRKLLREQKEQIAQLQEEQTIMRVKLDVQRTAQLTQQAPPAPSRPEGLNFDPEKQRALRVTGESDDHCSPPRRAVTRQPCPHPIIMAMEERAHQRAERRREVEELKRKKEEEKLAQMKAAEEERKREEEEEKHRAAERRKEEKRQEREREEKKQQQLKRDQELQTLARQHYRRTLLFRQGLAPWKRLIQLRQTNMQLAECHHNLSLLRRCTLAWQQFADESLSQKEASADQLHQHFLLRRSLSCWKRLKDWQMIQEERANRFHRQHTLRRVLLALLDHVMQERLAEWDRQELAQQYSDRRVLRGCFRAWRQFPCLQRKEREREMRREQLRRKVAEVLPDFRSSPLQWPPGKSQTAGDKTYTDVDDARAHNHIS